A window of the Brassica napus cultivar Da-Ae chromosome A2, Da-Ae, whole genome shotgun sequence genome harbors these coding sequences:
- the LOC111204370 gene encoding hydroxyproline O-arabinosyltransferase 3 — protein sequence MGKVSTLLLFLLPFCFFLFTYNLLNLIIHNRSGVINLDASPLLDPLPHRKAKTSSPLLFHVAVTASDSLYNKWQCRIMYYWYKQKKALPRSDMGGFTRILHSGTTDNLMDEIPTFVVDPLSPGLDQGYVVLNRPWAFVQWLERATIKEDYVLMAEPDHIFVNPLPNLAVGGSPAAFPFFYITPQKFKNIVRKYYPVEMGPVTNIDPIGSSPVIISKKSLEKITPTWMNISLTMKHDPDTDKAFGWVLEMYGYAIASALHGVRHMLRRDLMLQPPWDLSTKAMFIIHYT from the exons ATGGGAAAAGTATCGACTCTGCTTCTCTTTCTcttgcctttctgcttctttCTTTTTACGTATAATCTCCTCAACCTTATTATCCACAATAGATCTGGTGTCATTAATTTAGATGCAAGTCCACTTCTAGATCCTCTGCCTCATAGAAAGGCCAAAACCTCTTCACCATTACTATTTCATGTTGCCGTAACAGCTTCAGATTCTCTTTACAATAAGTGGCAGTGTCGTATAATGTATTATTGGTACAAACAGAAGAAAGCTCTTCCCCGTTCAGACATGGGAGGCTTCACTCGCATTTTGCATTCTGGTACAACCGATAACTTGATGGATGAGATACCAACATTTGTCGTTGATCCTCTTTCCCCAGGTCTTGATCAG GGGTATGTTGTCTTAAATAGACCGTGGGCATTCGTGCAATGGCTTGAAAGAGCTACCATAAAGGAAGA CTATGTCCTTATGGCAGAGCCTGATCATATATTTGTTAACCCTCTTCCCAATTTGGCTGTTGGAGGATCACCAGCAGCTTTTCCGTTTTTCTATATCACACCTCAAAAGTTCAAGAACATAGTTAGAAAGTATTATCCAGTGGAGATGGGACCTGTGACAAATATTGATCCCATTGGCAGTTCTCCTGTTATCATAAGCAAG AAATCACTTGAGAAGATTACTCCTACATGGATGAATATCTCCCTGACAATGAAACATGATCCAGACACTGATAAGGCATTTGGATGGGTTCTAGAAAT GTACGGTTACGCAATTGCATCTGCTCTGCATGGGGTGCGGCACATGCTAAGGAGGGATCTCATGCTTCAG CCTCCATGGGATTTGTCTACCAAGGCGATGTTTATTATCCACTACACTTAG